The genomic interval CTCAACGGAAGAGGAGTAAGCCAGACAATGGAGGAGCAGAAGCGCATTTTAGTGGTTGGTAGTCTGAACATGGATCAGGTGGTGCAGGTGCCGCGCCTGCCGGTGCTCGGCGAGACGCTGCTGGGTGCCGGCTCGTTGAAGCTGGTGCCCGGGGGAAAAGGCGCCAATCAGGCGGTGGCAATGGCTCGTTTAGGGGGGACCGTGATGATGGCCGGTCGAGTGGGCCGCGATCCTTTTGGACAGCAGCTACTGGCAGCCCTGCAGGCGGCAGGCGTCTCTACGGAGCTGGTGGCCAGCGATGAGGAGGAGGCCAGTGGCACGGCCTTTATTTTCCTCGTAGAGCAAGACAATGCCATCATCGTGGCGGCAGGTGCCAATGGCCGCCTCGGGTATGACACTGGGCACATGGCCCGCATCGAAGAGGCTCTGTCACACGCCTCGGCCCTGGTCCTGCAGCTTGAGATTCCTCTGGCAACGGTTGAGCACCTGATCAAGGCAGCCCGGGCTGCGGCTGTCCCGGTCGTGCTGAACGCCGCTCCAGCCCAGCCTTTGAGTCCCGAGCTGCTGCGCCAGATCGAGCTGCTGATTGTGAACGAGCACGAGGCTCAGGCCCTGGTCACAGCCCTGGAGACAGCTCCCGGTTCCAGCGAGACCGTAGCTGAGCCAGGGGAGCCGGAGGCAAAGGATGGCCTGGCCCAGGCGCGCGCGCTGGCTCTGCGACTGCATGAGCAGGGAGTAGCAACGGTGGTGGTCACCCTGGGGGCGGCGGGGGCGCTGCTGGTC from Thermogemmatispora onikobensis carries:
- a CDS encoding ribokinase, with the translated sequence MEEQKRILVVGSLNMDQVVQVPRLPVLGETLLGAGSLKLVPGGKGANQAVAMARLGGTVMMAGRVGRDPFGQQLLAALQAAGVSTELVASDEEEASGTAFIFLVEQDNAIIVAAGANGRLGYDTGHMARIEEALSHASALVLQLEIPLATVEHLIKAARAAAVPVVLNAAPAQPLSPELLRQIELLIVNEHEAQALVTALETAPGSSETVAEPGEPEAKDGLAQARALALRLHEQGVATVVVTLGAAGALLVTRETQAGNGLLSLYEPAPRVQVTDTTAAGDCFVGALTVALLEGQAPAQALRFAIYASALKVTRFGAQSGLPSRSEVLAFLTGGEPPA